A region from the Rhodamnia argentea isolate NSW1041297 chromosome 7, ASM2092103v1, whole genome shotgun sequence genome encodes:
- the LOC115734793 gene encoding iron-sulfur cluster assembly protein 1-like: MLRMAGEKLFGTAVRAAPRPLSILGRSYHERVVDHYNNPRNIGSFVKDDLAVGTGLVGAPACGDVMKLQIKVDDSSGRVVDARFKTFGCGSAIASSSVATEWVKGRKMEDVLSIKNTEIAKHLALPPVKLHCSMLAEDAIKAAVKDYEAKLAKSNAGPKTIDG, from the exons ATGCTCCGAATGGCCGGAGAGAAGCTTTTCGGGACCGCCGTGCGGGCGGCTCCGCGTCCGCTGTCGATCCTGGGGAGGTCGTACCACGAGAGGGTGGTCGACCACTACAACAACCCCCGCAACATCGGATCCTTCGTGAAGGACGATCTGGCGGTCGGCACGGGCCTGGTCGGCGCGCCGGCGTGCGGCGACGTCATGAAGCTCCAGATCAAGGTGGACGATTCGTCCGGGAGGGTCGTCGATGCTCGTTTCAAAACTTTCGGTTGTGGGTCGGCCATCGCTTCTTCCTCTGTTG CTACCGAATGGGTGAAAGGCAGAAAAATGGAGGACGTCTTATCGATTAAGAATAC GGAAATTGCGAAGCATCTTGCCCTTCCGCCGGTGAAGTTGCACTGCAGCATGCTGGCTGAGGATGCCATCAAGGCAGCCGTAAAAGATTACGAAGCTAAACTTGCCAAATCAAATGCCGGCCCGAAGACGATCGATGGTTGA